The Octopus sinensis unplaced genomic scaffold, ASM634580v1 Contig07101, whole genome shotgun sequence DNA segment TCGATGAAAAATGAAGCCATGTACAAAAACTTGCCTCTCTTCTGGGAGACAGTGAGGATATTGCAAGGAGAAAAATGCTTGCATCTACAGCAATACAACTCCGGACAAGGAAGGAATGGATATCATATGGATCAGCGAATGTTCAACTCCGGACAAGGCTTTACAATGCCTTTGTGAAACCCGTGTTAATGTATAACTCCTCCACTTGGGGTTGCACAGATACGGAACTGACACGTCTTAACAGTTTCCACAGAGAACAATTGAGAAAACTGTTCAAAATGCAATGGCCCTATATAATATCCCCGGAGTCGTTATACAGAAAGTGTTCTACAAGGCCACTTTGCATTGACATTGTTGAATCCCGCAGGAAGCTATTTGGACACATACTGCGAATGGACCACTCCGCACCCGCAAATACGGTGATGGGGGATTAATTCCAATGCGACAAACCACGATTCCGGAGACGCCTACGCACTACGTTACCTGTCATTCTAAACGCAGACCTCGCCCGAATCAAATCCTGTCAAGACCGGTGATGACTTGGACAGGCTGCGGCTCACAGCGCTTAACCGAGGAAAATAGAGGAGACTCGTTACTAACATTGTTTTGGGTGTTGCACAGGTAGGACTATAATTATTATGGCCCTACAATAAGTGCgttaataatatatatccaaGAAGTCCAGAAGAGTATTATTACAATATCAAGCAATGACTTCTACTAAAAGTGAAGAGTCTCCTGTCCACTTCTTTGAAGTAGACTATCAAAACGTTCTTCTCTGATCTTCAAATCGTTTACTTTAATTTGCCGACAGTCATTCTACTCATTTCTGTAATCACAGGAGTATAAATTTACATTAGATAAACTAATATGATTAGCATGACTAACAAATCTTTAAAACTCGTAGGGAGAATCGAGAAACTGATCTCCAGAAGACGACGAGAGCCTTTGGAAAACTAATGGCTGTTCCAAAGAATCTTAATTGCAATTCTGAGGAGCAACGTCTTTTCGATCATTAGTAGTTTTATGCTAATTCGTGGGCATGCAGGCCGTATTAATTCATCTTTCGACCTGATTAATAATTGCTAGAAGTGATCCCAATCTCAATTAAAGTTACAATGACTAgacaaatcaatatttatagtGGTTTCCACTCGTGACTTGATTAGCTACTGTAGATTAGATTAAGTATTACTCGAGTCTCTTTGATTTTGTAATTCTATACTGTCACAAATAAACATCAAGAATTTTATTTAGACAAATCAATATAACAAAGAGGAATTTCCCATTCAACGGCTACAAATAGTCTTGGCATTCAAAGAATTTCTTCATTCATTCCTAGAGCCGCAAAACCATAAATACACAAGTAATAAATTGACCAAAATAAAACTACTCAAAACCACGAGAAAAACCAAAGACAATATCAATGAGCCCGCCTATACAAGTGGGTGGGTCTAAAGTCACGAGTCCCCTCATTCCCAGCCACCTTCGACCTGTAATCCGGCAGTATAGGCAAAAACTCAGGCTCACAAGGCAAAGGGGCCTCCAAAAAGTAATCCGAATCAGCACAGGCAGAAGCAGTCACTCGCTTGGTCGGGTCATAAGTGAACATTGAGTTAAGAAGTGCCAGTCCAGACTCAGAAAGCcgaggaaaggtctgcttcatcGTATTATAAGGCTGATTCCTGAGAGTGAACTTCTTGAGAAGAGGCAGCTGATCCATCTCCGGCCAAATCTTGTTCGTAGGCGAACCGAACTGCTTGATAATGTAATCAATCTGCTCTATTTCAGTTCTACGACACTGGACTGAAGCACAGAGAAACTAGACCTTCCAGGCATGAATGGTTTCCACAGCAAGAGCTCGGCCAAAATGCATCCCCCCGCCCAAATATCAATCCCAGTCGTCTGGTGAGAAGCCCCCAGGAGAATCTCCGGAGACCGATACCACAGAGTGACCACATTCGGACTCATCGGGGTCAGAGGCAACTGGTATATCCTCGACAACCCCAAATCCGCGATTTTGATCTGCCCCTTACTAGTCATTAGCAAATTAGAAAGTTTGAGGTCTCGGTGGATGACGTAGTTGATGTGAAGGAATCGGAGACCTGCCAAGACCTACGAATGGGTGGACAAGACTGACCTGAAGAAACACACATTTGACTTGAGCCTCGTCGAATGGCCGACTTAAATTGTCACAAATCGAGGCCAAGTCGTGATCACAAAATTCCATGGCCAGGTAAATGGAGGACAGGTCCTTGTCCACAAAGACTTCTTTAAAGTTGACCAAATGCTCATGTTGGAGGTTTAGGAGGATGTTGATTTCACGGAGAGCTGTGACGGGGATTCCCACCACGGACTGTTTTCCTGGGTTCATTTTGACTCGTTTGAGGGCGAATATTTCTCTGGAACGTCTGTTTATAGCCCTGTAGACCACCCCGTAGGCTCCTTCTCCGATTGTGTTGAGGATTTCGAATCGGTCTATGGACCGGCAGAGTCCCCACTTGTCGTCATCTGGCACAACGAAAGGCTTGAGGGTGGATAATGAAATGAGTCTGAGTCTATGATCCATCACAAGActaattcaatattattattttattttaattaaatattcaaaaattaCTGAATTATAAATTAGACATTAATATTCCATTACGTATGAAAGtgcatttaattaaataaatatttataggcaTTAAAAGTCGTCAAGTATTTAATTAGGCGTAGCATATGTTGcgatttatttttttgaaataaaattaattcaatttgtaatcaatatacatttgtttattatcTAATTACACGTTGCTACTTGtattaattcaatatttatttcaatgaggTTTAACTTATTGattaatatttaagtatttataattAAAACCTATTTAAAGTCTAAAATCGGTTGTTTTAATATTATAGTAGAAATGGATTCATTGGTTGACTCCATTCTTTTCCCTTTGGAGGAACTCCAGCTTTGCTCCCAAGCAGAGAAAGAACTAGTCATCGTGACTAATCACCGAATTATCTGCCTCCTCCGTGCCGAATGGTCAGTCCTTTAcagaaaaatgattaaaaattggaCCACTTCTCCCACATGTATCTCCCTCGATAGATTCGATCTGGTCGAAACAAAAATCGACTTTGAAAAACACGAACAAAATAAACTTCTGAGCGAAACTCTGGACAGAACTCAACATTTGTGTGGACAGAGTGCATTTTTCTTATACAACAGCGAACATAAAGTTTTCAAAACACGGATGGAGTGGATGAAGGGAATCTCTGCCTTATTTGAAGGTTTTGGGTATCTAAAACCCCAGGGGTCCCCGATATTATGAGAAAGGAGATCAACAGAATGGGCTTTGAGGTCGACTCTGGGAATACCTGGAGGATCTCGACAGTAAATAAGGATTTTGGAATGTGTCCGACATATCCGCAGACTTTGTTGTGTCCAGCTGACATGACTGATCTCCAATTGAAGGAAATGGCAGATTTCAGGAAGAAAATGAGGATTCCTTCTGTAGTGTGGCGGTATAGTTCAATCAGGGAAAGTGGAATAGTTGTTCCTGGAATGGAGCCGTCCTGATGAGGTGTTCTCAGCCTCAATATGGGATTATTGGCCGGAGATGTCCCGAGGATGAATTGTTCATTTCCAGAGTGTCTGAAATGTGTGAAAATGGAATCAAAATTGCTGATTGTCGCTCTTATATGGCTGCCACTGCCAACAGGACCCGAGGAGGGGGAGTGGAGTTCCCAGGTTATGGAATGCCACCAAATTTGCAGAATATTACAACTTTccagttttttttctaaatattccaAACATCCACAAAGTCCGCAGTTATGGAGATGATTTAAAAAACAACTGCTCTCAATGGCAGAGGAATAATGGCTCTCCTTTGGAGACTACCAAGTGGATGGAGTGCATCAGAAATATTCTGAGCTCAGGAAACGAATGTGTTGGAGAAGTCATCGATTTTTCTCGATCCCTTCTCATACACTGTTCAGACGGATGGGACAGAACAGCTCAGATTTCTTCTCTCGTTCAAATTCAACTCGACCCATACTATCGATCAATACTTGTACTAAGAACTATTTATAGATTAGGGATTCCAAGTGCTGGTTGAGAAGGAATGGGTTGCTCATGGCCATTGTTTTGCTACTCGGTGTGGGGGAGAGGAGGACTCGCCAGTTTTTGTGCAGTGGATTGAGTGTGTTTATCAGTTAATGATTCAGTTCCCCGATTACTTTGAATTTAATGAAGCTTTTTTGGTGACAGTCCCCCCTTACCATTCTGAGTAGATTAGACTTATCCAACATTCTTATTCTACTTTATTTGGAGACTTTTTGGCTAATTCGGCAAAGGAACGTCAGGAATCGGGGATCGATGACAAGACATTTTGTCTTTGGTCTTATTTGTCACCTGAGGACCCTTCTTTCGTCAACCCCACATACTCAGCATGTCCCGCTTCCTTAAAAAACGTGCTCCTTTCTAATCAACATGATATCCAATTTTGGAAGAGACTGCATTTCGATTGGTCTCGGACATTGGACATCACATCCAGACATCTCCAAGTGGGGGATCTTGTCAAACTCCCCTTTAAATTTGAAATGGACGAAACAGacgatttttctctatttttggaCGTGGACGGTCTTCCATGTTTTGAATACACCCCGACAGTAATCGAGACCAAGTCCACGTTATTTTCTGCAACTCAGAcattggtattttattattatgatcatgtaGGACTTAATTGACTCGGACGACTCCATTTTATCCGTCAGTGACATAGATAGCGCGGAATTGAGCTCGAATCATGGGACTGTGTGTCACCTCTGTACTAGAATTATCGAATCAAATATCAGGCACTGCTGGTTGTAGTTTTGTATATTGACTCTTAGTATGTGTGGATTCTGCGTTTGTAGTCAATGTGTTGTCAATCGATGGTTTTTTTACAATAATCATCGACTGATTTGCATTAAATGTGGCTCTCTCTGATCATTCTATTTAATAAATCACGATTTTGTTCTTATTTACTTTAAATCAAAGTTATTTCAAGAATTAGCACTTAATTTGAGAATTGGATCCTGTCATAACATTTAACTTTAAACTAAAAATTCTTAATTTCGAAATATAAAAATTGAACTccaataaatacaatatcatcAAAAAACTCGATGACAACCAAAGTGTTGAAAAAGACGGGATAAGTGAAGAAATTCCTGAATTGTTTTATAAAAGATTGGAATTATTTAAagccaaattttaaaaataaatatcttagTTTTTGATGAATTTCTTCTCATTATCATTCAAAAGAAGAGTCTTGTACAAAACCTagaatattgaaattattattataggcactTTCGCAATGCCATGTATCATGACCAAACTTGTGCAGCACAGGAAACAATACGAGTAATTAGTTTATTCCATTTCCCGCGATCTTGGGCGACGTCCCGTAATGCATCGAGATCGTCCCCGACCTTCAATTCTTTACCAGCCCTCTTTAGGTCTCTATCCAGCGTACCAGGGAGAGTATTTCTTAGTCGCCCACGGAAACGATGGCCCCCAGCTTAGAAATAGTCCTCCATAGCGGCGTTTCCCGGTGCATCCAAATCCATCCTTAGAATGTGCCCAAACAGCCTCCATCGGCATTCGGAATGAAGATTGAAATCATTTAAGAAAACtattagttttaataaaattagTTCAATTGTTTAAATTATGACACTTCGGGAGAACGATAAACTTGAAATtgcttaaaaaatattaatttgtaaGAAAAGCAGTCTTAAATTTACttcttataaataattaaattgtaaattaaatttcttagaCAAATCAttagaattgttaaaatatttagttaAGATGGTTTAGAGACCAGTCCTGCAGGGCCTTTCCCCAATTTTTTGTTTGGAATTGTACTTTTTATTGGTTTGAATCCAACATCGTCTGATCTAATTCCAAAATACTCCATTTTGGACTCGTAGGCATTACTTAAATCATTATGGGCCTATTGACTGATAACAAACATCCCAACCTTGCATATTTTAGCAAGTTGCCCTTGCAGATCCTTAATCGCGGTGTTTTTCGAATCCAAGACATccttaaattattaaaatcatttattAACTTCTAATTTTGTCAGAACAGCGGTGACCGCCGAGGGGTCGAGATTAGAAGCTGCCAAAACCTCAGCAAGTTGAGCATCTTTAGTTTCGAGGGCTGTTTGTACAGCCTCTAATTTTTTGTTTAGCAAAAGATTTTTTAGCCCAGATTTTTGACGGACCTCCTCTATCGCACTGACGAAATTTTTATAGAGCGAATCTCGCTCTTCCACCACCTACAAGGTGCAGAAAATTCCTTACCGTTGAAAACCTCTGTTCCAACACCTCATACTCATAAAGAACTGACTCATGTTCTTTAGTGAGGATTTTGAGTTGTTTTTTGgtgttctaaaataattttaaaatatcaccgaaagtgtttccttgtctttgttGTAGAACTTTAATTGTTTGTGTAATTCTTCCAACTCTTCTCGCGCTTTTTGGAGAGGTTCGACAAGTCTTCGATTTTCTCCAAGAACTTCGTTCATTTGTTTGTCAAGACGATCctcctttttcttcattttttccatttcatcCTTATTTTTAGAGAACTCGACATGCCTTGAGAGTATTTATCAGTGCGAGGTTGTTAAGGGTTATGTCGTTGTAATAGTTTTTTATGTCGCTGAATGCTTTCTCGTGGTTTTTCATTAAAACGTTGATCTGCGTGTTTTTTCGCTCCTCGACTTGGTTGATTTCGTTCTTTCTAAGCAAGTCCATTTCTTCTCTTTGGATTTTTagcttttttgtatatttttcctcTAATTTCCGAATCTCTCCGTCAAATCGTTCTTTCATCTGCGCTTCTCTCTCGTCACGACTCTGAaataaatttacaaggaaaacCAGTTTTAAGTTTTTTACAACGTCTTCGTATGAGAGTTCGGATTCTCGTAATTTTGTTTTCAGTTCGGATTTTTGAAGGACTAGATCTCCTTCTTTTGAGTCGTATTCTTCTCTCATCAAGTTGGCTCCAACAATATTTTCAGCTTTTAGGCTGGAAATGCTGTTTTGATGTTCGTATAGCAAATGCTTTACTTTTTGTTTGTAAACCTAATTGTAGAAAGTTGTTTGTTCAACTTTGATTTCAGTCAAATGTCTTTCTTCGCTTTCTTCCAATTCTCTGTCTTTGTTCCTTAATTCTGCCTTTTTTTCTTCCAGTTGTCTTTTGGTGATTTGCCAAAAGACGTTGATTTTGTCTCTGTCCAATAAAAAGAAACTCCTTTCTTCTCGTTCTCTGTCTAATTCTTCATGTAGTTGGCCGATGTGAACTTCAAGCTAAATATGGTGATTTAAATATAACCTGCTCTTTGCTCATTTCCTGGATATTTACTCCGTCCATGATCACAGGCTGAGCAGCTGCTTtggcttttttccctttttttggaGCCTTCTTAATCACTATCAAAATATACCATTTTAGCAATGTttctaagcaataataaatctacattttttaaacattaatGGAGTGTGAAACTCGAAATTTTttctcagaaaaaaacaaaatttaagaaCTTTGCCGCTAATTTAAAAACAGATAttggtattttaaaaataaataaatttagcgGTAGACTTTTGGTTGCGTCATGGAACATCGTCAATTAACTGGtcgattaataattaattaaatatttagagaagaatataattaaatatttaaccgGACTATCCCaagtaaatacataaatccgACCATTTTAGTCAGATACCGAAACCATAAGAATATTTGTCAAAAATGTAAAACATCAGCACCTCGATAATTGTTATCTGTTTGGAAAAGATGTTCAACTCTACTGCGACTATCAAAAGACACACCCCACCACGTTTTACCACATTTCCAACAGTTTTTCCAACCTGTGCTTACATTAGACGAACAAATAAGCTATATTGTCTTCTCTAATGCCAATTTCGACACATTTGTCGGCAACATTTTGTCTTCTCGTCCATTTCGGGTGGAAATCCATTCAAACGAGAACGACTTTGTCTGGAAATTAACAAAAACTGTAAAAAAATTGATTCATTCTAAGCTTTCTCCTGTCAACTGTGCTGATTTCGACACCTTTGCTCAGGAAACACGTTCAAATGGACTGATGGCTCTAAAAATATCGAATAATGTTTGTCGAATTATCTTTTTTTAGGTCGTGGGAGTGGCTGTGGTGGGGGTTGAGTCCTGGTTTATGAAGGTTTGTGAATTCGTCGATGATTTGTCTTCTCTGAACTATCTCGAGGTTATTTTTGTGGTGGGATCCACCAGATAGCCATTCTGCAGTTCAACCCTCGGGAAATTGTGCTCGAGGCTTGTGCTGCTTCCAACATCTTGAAACAAATTGCCGAAAAGAATTCAATTTTGTTGACTTATTTGAAAAAGggttatttttagtttatatttcAGGTTTTTTTGACTCATCAAACTTGAAACAGGATCTCTCCCGACTTGTTAAGGACACAAAAATTATTCATTCaagtattttcataaaaataatatttctagtTATTACAAATTATTCTGTTTCCCGCTTAGCTTTGTCGGCGGGAATCAAATATTTGCAGGTCCccattttgttaatttctttagCTAATAAACGAATCCTCTAATTTTGGTCGGTTTGAATTGTACGAACATAATTTGTCGGGAATAATGCGACTAAACTGTGCCACATTGCGAGGACTGAACATATTCCCTGTCGGAGATGACAATTTATCATTGTTTGGAGTGCTCAATAAGACCAGAACAAATCAAGGTGCAAAACTACTGGAGGATTGGATCCGCCAACCCCTTCTGGACAAGGCTCTACTAGGTGGGTTATTTGTGCTCATCAAGTCGTCTAGAAGAGCGGATGGACATTGTACAGGCCTTTGTGGATGACCATCAACTCAGAATGTTTCTTCATGAAGACTTTTTGCGACGTTTTCCCGACCTTAATAAACTTTCTGGAAAATTCAGACGACGTTCTGCTACTTTGGAGGTTATAGTGATTTATCTACAGGAAGGACTGTTATCGTCTCTATTCCTGTCTAGAGCGATGTCCTGAGGCAATCTCAAGGCTGAGGCGATCGAATGAACCTGTTTTGGAGTCGGTTTGGTCTCCGCTGCAGGAATTGAGAGACCGTTTCGAAGGATTTTACCAAATGGTGGTGGATGTTGTCGATTTGGATGAGATTGAGTCCCGAAATGAGTATCTTGTGCGTGATTCTTACGATCCACTTCTTCCTGGTAGACTTTGAGACTGACTTTCAGAGATGACTAAGAAAATGAGTGTCCTCAACTCAAAGATTGAGCGAGAAGCTGAAGGGGTGGGCTTCAGACTGAGCTTTGATAATAAAAAGACAGTAAAAACTGAACAGACGCCTCAATTCGGTCTCGTGTTTCGAATTCCGAGAAAAGATGAACGATGTCTGCGTGGGTGGTCTGAAATTTCCATCCTCGACACAACCAAGGCTGGGATCAGATTTGAGACGACAGTCCTCAGAGAACTCGACGTGGAATTAAAGCAGGTCATGGCCGACTACAAGCAGCATCAGTCTGTGGTTGTTCGACAAGTCATTGAAATAGCGAGTTTGTGATTGGTTAGTGCATGTTTAGGTGAGTATTGTGATCTCATGTGCTTTCTCAACTCATTTGTGGCCCGTTTGGATGTTCTGACTTGTTTTGCTGTGGTGGGAGTGTCTTCTGGGTACACACGCCCCACACTTCTTCCGAGAGGACACGGAGTCCTGGAGTTGGAGGAAGCCAGACATCCTTTGGTGGAGGCTCGACGAGGGGGACTGAACTATATAAGGAACAGTGCGAAGCTAAGAAAGGATGGAGAACGGTTTATGATTGTGACTGGTCCGAATATGGGCGGCAAGTCGACTTATATTAAATCAGTTGACATGTTGATTAGTCAGTTTAGGTGGCACTTGTCGTCCTTATGGCCCAAATTGGGTGTTTTGTACCCTGTAAAGCCGCTGTTGTGTCGCTGTGCAGTGGGATATATGCACGTGTGGGGGCCAATGACGATCCAATGTCCGGAGTCTCCACTTTTATGGGAGAAATGTTGGAAACTGCATCACTTCTACGAGTAATGTGTGATAGGGGTATTTTAGTGTGCGGATGAGGACTCCTTGGTAGTAATAGACGAATTAGGACGAGGTACTTCCACTGTGGATGGTCTCGGACTGGCATGGGCGATATCTCAGTTGTCCATTGAGTTAAACACGTTTTTAGACACATTTCTGTAAATTTACGGTGCTTTGGCTTGTTTGCGACTCATTTTCATGAGTTGGTTGGTTTAAAGTCTACGTGTGGACCTTCTGTTGGGTTTTATCAGGTGGCAGTACATGTTGGTGATGGAGACTTTGCACTGTTGTATCAGATTATACCTGGTTGTCTTCCGttaagttttttacggaaatagGTGTCTCTGATAAGAGTTTTGGAGTTCAAGTTGCTGTTCTCACAGGGTTTCCGGATGAGGTGGTCGAGGTTACTAGCAATGCGATTTATTGGTTAGGAAGCGAGGAGATCCGTGGAGGAATTGGAGGCGGACGGTTATGAAATAGCAAGTGATAATATTGACAGAAAGGTGGAGAGGTCTGGGCACATTTTTAGTGTGGGGAGGAAATTATGGATCAGTTCTTAAGTGAGTGTTATGCTATGGCAAAAAGTGTGGAAGCGACAGAGGAAGACTTTTCCAATTCGAAAAGACTTTTTTTGGAATGTGGAAATAAGTATATTCGTgatttgttaaaataatttttttattcttttaatcagtggttctcaaactcaGGTAcgcgaaaaatttttgaaaatctttttaattttCGGTTCaacgtaaaaaaatattaaattaaagaaaaattaaaacatcaTATAATTTTCCATTTACTTGGATTGAAGaattaaattgaaaaatatacGCTGAAATTAATGCCGTAGATCTTAAGATTTTTGTCAATTCTTTTTCCGTAAAAGTTTATAGTTTACCTTTAAATATTCAAAAAGaatttattgaattaataaactCCTACGAGTCAAAAATCTTATTTAAATCTTCACCATTAATTGAATTTTGGTGTACAATGATATCAAAATATCACAACATTGGATTCTATATAATcgattttttgcttttgtttccgaCTACATATCTCTGCGAACAAGGATTTTCATCGTTGATTAGTTTATGATCAGTTCATCGTGTGAGGCTGAATGTTGTTCATGATATTCGGGCGTGCCTTTCATCAAAGGATCCAGAATTCGATAAATTAGT contains these protein-coding regions:
- the LOC115227742 gene encoding cyclin-dependent kinase 10-like, with the translated sequence MDHRLRLISLSTLKPFVVPDDDKWGLCRSIDRFEILNTIGEGAYGVVYRAINRRSREIFALKRVKMNPGKQSVVGIPVTALREINILLNLQHEHLVNFKEVFVDKDLSSIYLAMEFCDHDLASICDNLSRPFDEAQVKCVFLQIMNRHPHILRLYQFFHEKDKIFLVLEYAPHGELFDLLQRRKRLNNASSATIVCQIISALQYCHKRGVIHRDIKPENILLGIDYSAKLADFGWSVHSPNNLYLFRFLCLGELHFVGLLIIWHRK
- the LOC115227743 gene encoding dynein regulatory complex subunit 4-like, with protein sequence MREEYDSKEGDLVLQKSELKTKLRESELSYEDVVKNLKLVFLVNLFQSRDEREAQMKERFDGEIRKLEEKYTKKLKIQREEMDLLRKNEINQVEERKNTQINVLMKNHEKAFSDIKNYYNDITLNNLALINTLKACRVL